From Plectropomus leopardus isolate mb chromosome 17, YSFRI_Pleo_2.0, whole genome shotgun sequence, a single genomic window includes:
- the LOC121957286 gene encoding phosphatidylcholine transfer protein, giving the protein MSLQFTDEEFQSAWKELDEPQLEGGWELFVETKGVQIYRLYDKETGLYEYKVLGVLTTCSAELCADVYMDLAYRKSWDSYVAELYENDFSGQTAIYWEVKYPMLMSHRDYVYIRERRDLDVDGRKIWVILARSAPQIQCAEKKGVIRVKDYKQSVAMESDGGCGTKVFMNYFDNPGGMIPTCLVNWAAKTGVPGFLTDMQKACSNYSNYCQKK; this is encoded by the exons ATGTCGCTGCAGTTTACCGACGAAGAATTTCAGAGCGCATGGAAGGAGCTGGACGAGCCGCAGCTGGAGGGAGGATGGGAGCTCTTCGTCGAGACGAAGGGAGTCCAAATCTACCGGCTCTATGACAAG GAAACGGGACTTTATGAGTACAAAGTCTTGGGTGTGCTCACCACCtgctctgcagagctgtgtgcagatGTCTACATGGACTTGGCGTATCGGAAATCTTGGGATTCATATGtggcag agcTCTATGAGAATGACTTCAGTGGACAGACTGCAATCTACTGGGAAGTAAAATACCCAATGCTTATGTCACACAGAGAT TATGTGTACATTAGGGAACGGAGAGACCTGGATGTGGATGGAAGAAAGATCTGGGTGATCCTAGCCAGAAGTGCGCCACAGATACAGTGTGCAGAAAAGAAAGGCGTGATCCGGGTGAAAGACTACAAGCAGAGCGTGGCCATGGAGAGCGATGGGGGCTGTGGAACTAAAG ttttcatgAATTACTTTGACAACCCCGGTGGCATGATTCCTACCTGTCTGGTGAACTGGGCAGCAAAG aCTGGTGTTCCAGGGTTCTTAACGGACATGCAGAAGGCCTGCAGCAATTACAGCAACTACTGCCAGAAGAAATGA
- the tmem100a gene encoding transmembrane protein 100 yields MPQEANEDAMRTPVTPEKANNNECPVATTVNIPLVNEVQLTAATGGAELSCYRCTIPFGVVVLIAGIVVTAVAYSFNSHGSTISYFGLVLLSAGLVLLASSTVCWKMRMERKKERRRESQTALVANQRSIFT; encoded by the coding sequence ATGCCACAAGAAGCTAATGAGGACGCCATGAGAACACCAGTGACCCCAGAGAAGGCCAACAACAATGAGTGTCCTGTAGCCACCACAGTAAACATCCCCCTGGTCAATGAAGTCCAGCTGACCGCAGCCACCGGCGGGGCCGAGCTGTCCTGTTATCGCTGCACCATCCCGTTTGGTGTGGTGGTTCTCATTGCCGGCATCGTGGTCACTGCTGTGGCTTACAGCTTCAACTCCCATGGATCCACCATCTCTTACTTTGGCCTGGTGCTCCTCTCGGCCGGATTGGTGCTCTTAGCGTCCAGCACCGTCTGCTGGAAGATGAGaatggagagaaagaaggagagacgACGGGAGAGCCAAACCGCTTTGGTCGCAAACCAGAGGAGTATTTTTACTTGA